Proteins encoded by one window of Nocardia goodfellowii:
- a CDS encoding DoxX family protein yields the protein MDAVVLIGRVLFSVLFLGSAMGHFTNTEAMAGYAQSQGVPSPKAGVLASGALMVLGALMVLLGIWADAGMLLLAIVLLPVTFMMHAFWKDTDPEAKQTQMIQFNKNLALIGAALMLFAFFARTPELGLTLTGPLFDRG from the coding sequence GTGGACGCAGTAGTGCTGATCGGCCGGGTGTTGTTCTCGGTGCTGTTCCTGGGTTCGGCAATGGGGCATTTCACGAATACCGAGGCGATGGCGGGATACGCGCAGAGCCAAGGGGTCCCCTCGCCCAAGGCCGGTGTGCTGGCTTCCGGCGCGCTGATGGTGCTCGGCGCGCTGATGGTGCTGCTCGGGATCTGGGCCGATGCGGGCATGCTCCTGCTGGCTATCGTGCTGCTGCCGGTCACCTTCATGATGCACGCGTTCTGGAAGGACACCGATCCGGAGGCCAAGCAGACGCAGATGATCCAGTTCAACAAGAACCTCGCGCTGATCGGCGCGGCACTGATGTTGTTCGCCTTCTTCGCCCGCACGCCCGAACTCGGTCTCACCCTGACCGGTCCCCTTTTCGATCGGGGCTGA
- a CDS encoding universal stress protein gives MTAYRTIVVGTDGSDSSYVAVEKAAALAGAADATLIVACAYYPTDDRDVAAAADVLKEEAYQVRGSAPTSEILRVARDRATEAGAKEIVERAVVGEPVESLLTLVREVDADLLVVGNRGLNTLAGRLLGSVPSDVARKSRSDVLIVHTVR, from the coding sequence ATGACCGCCTACCGGACCATTGTTGTCGGTACCGATGGCTCGGACTCGTCGTATGTCGCCGTCGAGAAGGCCGCCGCGCTGGCCGGCGCCGCCGATGCCACGCTGATCGTCGCCTGCGCCTATTACCCGACCGACGACCGCGACGTAGCCGCCGCCGCCGACGTGCTCAAGGAAGAGGCCTACCAGGTGCGCGGCTCCGCGCCGACCAGCGAGATCCTGCGCGTCGCCCGCGACCGCGCCACCGAGGCCGGCGCCAAGGAGATCGTCGAGCGCGCCGTCGTCGGCGAGCCGGTCGAATCCCTGCTCACCCTGGTGCGCGAAGTGGACGCCGACTTGCTCGTGGTGGGTAACCGCGGCCTCAACACCCTCGCCGGTCGCCTGCTCGGCTCGGTGCCCTCGGATGTGGCCCGCAAGTCGCGCTCCGATGTGCTGATCGTGCACACCGTTCGCTAG
- a CDS encoding diguanylate cyclase domain-containing protein has product MGSEGIGGEHTPASASEAEELAQRYRSLVDHTPDGICVHQDGLVVYVNRAITRLLGAASAEDILGKPVTRFVHPDSVPGMIARIGHLTTAGSASQPTEMQLLRLDGRTVPVETVSVLTPWQHHFAYQVVIHDLTAQRTAEQAQRRAEEYFTTVVSQLEEGVVVIDRDGRIESANPAAGRIFGKPEHAEELVGLSIHELPMVLLDANAQPLPPSRHPIARTLETGETITGYTFGVDRADGQRRWLSGSSRLLNPDDPHSPAVSSFADVTEFRASRRQLEYQATHDSLTGLANRSLILSQLAAALATSGTNTGMASRSGADQPVSTVLFIDLDGFKAINDTLGHAIGDTVLQIVAQRLQRALRGNDVVGRLGGDEFLVLLAGPTLPEDLEALVQRLRSTMSEPIVARGHRIEVNASIGVTELIQGDHRTPEAVLHDADVAMYRAKPVGDREATVKGRRPNNTHAS; this is encoded by the coding sequence TTGGGTTCGGAAGGGATAGGCGGCGAGCACACCCCGGCCAGCGCGTCTGAGGCCGAGGAACTCGCGCAGCGGTACCGGTCGCTGGTCGATCACACCCCGGACGGGATCTGTGTGCACCAGGACGGACTCGTCGTCTACGTGAACCGCGCCATCACCCGCCTACTCGGGGCCGCGAGCGCCGAGGACATCCTCGGGAAACCGGTCACCCGGTTCGTCCATCCCGACTCCGTGCCCGGCATGATCGCCCGTATCGGCCACCTGACCACCGCGGGCTCGGCCTCCCAGCCCACCGAAATGCAACTGCTGCGCCTGGACGGGCGCACGGTGCCGGTGGAGACGGTGTCGGTGCTCACGCCGTGGCAGCACCATTTCGCCTATCAGGTGGTCATCCACGACCTGACCGCGCAGCGGACCGCCGAGCAAGCTCAGCGGCGCGCGGAGGAGTACTTCACCACGGTGGTTTCCCAGCTCGAAGAGGGCGTGGTCGTCATCGATCGGGACGGCCGCATCGAATCGGCCAATCCGGCCGCCGGGCGGATCTTCGGTAAGCCCGAGCACGCCGAGGAACTGGTCGGCCTGAGCATTCACGAACTGCCGATGGTGCTGCTCGACGCGAACGCGCAGCCGCTGCCGCCCTCGCGGCACCCGATCGCGCGCACCCTGGAGACCGGCGAGACGATCACCGGCTACACCTTCGGAGTGGACCGCGCCGACGGGCAGCGCCGCTGGCTGTCCGGCTCCAGCCGCCTGCTGAATCCGGACGACCCGCACTCCCCCGCGGTCTCCTCGTTCGCCGATGTCACCGAATTCCGTGCCAGCCGCAGGCAATTGGAGTATCAAGCCACGCACGACTCGCTGACCGGGCTGGCGAACCGGTCGCTGATCCTGTCCCAGCTCGCGGCCGCGCTGGCCACCTCGGGGACCAACACCGGCATGGCGAGTAGATCCGGTGCGGACCAGCCGGTATCGACCGTGCTGTTCATCGACCTGGACGGATTCAAAGCGATCAACGACACCCTGGGCCACGCCATCGGCGACACCGTCCTGCAGATCGTGGCGCAGCGGCTGCAACGGGCCCTGCGCGGCAACGACGTGGTCGGACGGCTCGGCGGCGACGAATTCCTGGTGTTGCTGGCCGGGCCCACCCTGCCCGAAGATCTGGAGGCCCTGGTCCAGCGGCTGCGCTCCACCATGTCCGAGCCGATCGTCGCGCGCGGACACCGCATCGAGGTCAACGCCTCCATCGGTGTCACCGAACTGATCCAGGGTGACCACCGCACCCCGGAGGCGGTGCTGCACGACGCCGACGTGGCCATGTACCGAGCCAAGCCGGTCGGCGACCGCGAGGCCACCGTCAAGGGCCGCCGCCCCAACAACACCCACGCGTCATGA
- a CDS encoding HelD family protein codes for MPDPRAQDREIEQEQAYLSVLYDRLDGMRAYAKKRLETVLLESGGTPQARSERESFSQLYHEDLAKYDAAEHGLCFGRIDLTGDEAARYIGRLGILDEQDDYETLLLDWRAPLARPFYLATTAAPDGVTRRRHLRTRNRRVTAVNDEYLDLAAAERDGMVEGDGGVGSESALLAALNAARTGHMNDIVETIQSEQDAIIRSEHKSVLVVQGGPGTGKTAVALHRAAFLLYTYRQQLAKSGVLIIGPNATFLDYIGQVLPSLGETGVLLSTVGDLYPGVKATREDSLRAGEIKGSLRILEVLKQAVRDRQEAPAEPIQLSFDGYPVTLDRKIATKARGRARSSRRPHNLARPIFASSVIDALTDQVAQTMGADLSGGNSLLSRTDIAEIRDEMKSDPAVQAAIAKLWPILSPQEVLGELLADPKRLERVASGLSAEDRAELVRPHTGEFSAADAPLLDELAELLGVDDSEERERARRRRHAQIAEAQEALDILAGSAAAEVEDALDADEILMAYDLIDASQLADRQAYRTSQTTAERAAGDRTWTYGHVIVDEAQELSEMAWRMVMRRIPNRWITVVGDVAQTGDPAGASSWQRMLEPYVAQRWKLTELTVNYRTPAEIMAVAADVLAAIDPAATVPRSVRDSGHPPAAHHVSADELVAAVREAVAREQGPGTSAVIVPHELLTELSVLAGESVSVLTVHDVKGLEFDAVFLVQPQGILDESPRGLNDLYVALTRATQRLTVFHTGELPAVLGALHR; via the coding sequence TTGCCCGACCCCCGCGCTCAGGACCGCGAGATCGAACAGGAACAGGCCTACTTATCGGTCCTGTACGACCGGCTCGACGGTATGCGCGCCTACGCGAAGAAGCGACTCGAGACCGTGCTGCTGGAGAGCGGCGGCACGCCGCAAGCCCGCAGTGAACGGGAGTCGTTCAGCCAGCTCTACCACGAGGACTTGGCCAAATATGATGCCGCCGAGCACGGCTTGTGCTTCGGGCGGATCGACCTGACCGGTGACGAAGCCGCCCGCTACATCGGCCGGCTCGGCATCCTCGACGAGCAGGACGACTACGAGACGCTGCTGCTGGACTGGCGCGCGCCGCTGGCGCGTCCCTTCTATCTGGCCACCACGGCCGCGCCGGACGGGGTGACCCGGCGCCGGCACCTCCGCACACGCAACCGGCGGGTCACCGCCGTCAACGACGAGTACCTGGATCTCGCCGCCGCCGAACGGGACGGCATGGTCGAGGGTGACGGTGGCGTGGGCAGCGAGAGCGCGCTGCTGGCGGCGTTGAACGCGGCGCGCACCGGGCACATGAACGACATCGTGGAGACGATCCAGTCCGAGCAGGACGCGATCATCCGCTCCGAGCACAAGAGCGTGCTGGTGGTGCAGGGCGGGCCGGGCACCGGCAAGACCGCGGTCGCGCTGCATCGCGCGGCCTTCCTGCTCTATACCTATCGGCAGCAGCTGGCCAAGAGCGGCGTGCTGATCATCGGGCCGAACGCGACCTTCCTCGATTACATCGGGCAGGTGCTGCCCTCACTCGGCGAGACCGGTGTGCTGCTGTCCACCGTCGGCGATCTGTACCCGGGCGTGAAGGCGACGCGGGAGGACTCACTGCGGGCCGGGGAGATCAAGGGTTCGCTGCGGATTCTCGAGGTGCTCAAGCAAGCGGTGCGGGATCGGCAGGAGGCGCCCGCCGAGCCGATCCAGCTCAGCTTCGACGGCTACCCCGTCACACTGGACCGCAAGATCGCCACCAAGGCCCGGGGCCGGGCCCGGTCCTCGCGGCGGCCGCACAACCTGGCCCGGCCGATCTTCGCGAGTTCGGTCATCGACGCGCTCACCGATCAGGTCGCCCAAACGATGGGCGCGGATCTCTCGGGCGGAAACAGCTTGCTCAGCCGCACGGATATCGCCGAGATCCGGGACGAGATGAAGTCCGATCCGGCGGTGCAGGCGGCCATCGCGAAGCTGTGGCCGATCCTGTCGCCGCAGGAGGTTCTCGGTGAGCTGCTGGCCGATCCGAAGCGACTGGAGCGGGTGGCGTCCGGTTTGTCCGCCGAGGATCGGGCCGAATTGGTGCGACCGCACACCGGCGAGTTCAGCGCCGCCGACGCGCCTCTGCTGGACGAGCTGGCCGAACTGCTCGGCGTCGACGACAGCGAGGAACGCGAACGGGCGCGCCGCCGCCGGCACGCGCAGATCGCGGAGGCCCAGGAGGCTCTCGACATCCTGGCCGGTTCCGCCGCCGCCGAGGTGGAGGACGCGCTCGACGCCGACGAGATCCTGATGGCCTACGACCTGATCGACGCCTCCCAGCTCGCCGACCGGCAGGCCTACCGCACCAGCCAGACCACCGCCGAACGGGCGGCGGGCGACCGCACCTGGACCTACGGGCACGTCATTGTCGATGAGGCGCAAGAGCTTTCGGAGATGGCGTGGCGAATGGTGATGCGGCGCATCCCGAATCGATGGATCACCGTGGTCGGTGACGTCGCCCAGACCGGCGATCCGGCGGGCGCGTCCTCCTGGCAGCGGATGCTGGAACCCTATGTGGCACAGCGGTGGAAGCTGACCGAGCTGACGGTGAACTACCGCACCCCCGCGGAGATCATGGCGGTGGCCGCCGATGTGCTCGCCGCCATCGACCCGGCCGCGACGGTGCCGCGGTCGGTGCGCGACAGCGGGCATCCGCCCGCGGCGCACCATGTCTCGGCGGATGAACTGGTCGCCGCGGTGCGGGAAGCGGTGGCGCGGGAACAGGGTCCGGGCACCAGCGCGGTGATCGTGCCGCATGAGCTGCTCACCGAGTTGTCGGTACTAGCCGGCGAATCGGTGTCCGTGCTGACCGTGCACGACGTGAAGGGCCTGGAGTTCGACGCGGTGTTCCTGGTGCAACCGCAGGGGATCCTGGACGAGTCGCCGCGCGGGCTCAACGATCTCTACGTCGCGCTGACCCGCGCGACACAGCGGCTCACCGTGTTCCACACCGGGGAGCTGCCCGCGGTCCTGGGCGCACTGCACCGATAA
- a CDS encoding beta-ketoacyl synthase N-terminal-like domain-containing protein — MTIAGIGAVTGYGWGREALWQGLLSGKSAATPQSGYGPGRDEQAWVALVPDGGDPAISTSRYGRAVHEAAREAIADATGRGWRPGRTVGMVHAIVLGDVVNWRDFYLIDQGHRRSRDYLPLLPSTPISMLMQEFGFHGPSMNVSAACSSANVGLITAKLWLDAGVADDVICVASDMSATPDMLEHFVQMGAAVADAEPMDACRPFQRGSRGFSMAEASMAFVLSRAVDRPYATIVGGAMTNDAYHVVSVEPDHTQIFECARRALAQARLAPADIAYFNAHGTGTRQCGAAETDLMARMFDDGPLFYALKPLAGHSQGAAAGVEVAAAAMGYERRIVPAAPIVAQAHPRLMDGPQPFQGGYTLKAALGMGGHNSMLLLGEPG, encoded by the coding sequence ATGACGATTGCCGGGATCGGCGCGGTCACCGGCTACGGCTGGGGTCGCGAGGCGCTCTGGCAGGGGCTGCTCAGCGGCAAATCCGCGGCCACACCGCAGTCCGGCTACGGCCCCGGCCGCGACGAGCAGGCCTGGGTGGCGCTGGTTCCCGACGGCGGCGACCCGGCGATCAGCACGAGCCGCTACGGCCGCGCCGTCCACGAGGCGGCGCGCGAAGCCATCGCCGACGCCACCGGACGAGGTTGGCGCCCGGGCCGCACCGTCGGCATGGTGCACGCGATCGTGCTCGGTGACGTGGTGAATTGGCGCGATTTCTACCTGATCGACCAGGGCCACCGCCGCTCCCGTGACTATCTGCCGCTGCTGCCCTCCACGCCGATCTCGATGTTGATGCAGGAGTTCGGTTTCCACGGTCCCTCCATGAATGTCTCGGCCGCCTGTAGTTCGGCCAATGTGGGACTGATCACGGCCAAACTCTGGCTGGACGCGGGCGTCGCCGATGACGTCATCTGCGTGGCCTCGGACATGTCCGCCACACCGGACATGCTGGAGCATTTCGTGCAGATGGGCGCGGCGGTGGCCGATGCCGAACCCATGGACGCCTGCCGCCCGTTCCAGCGCGGCAGCCGCGGCTTCAGCATGGCCGAGGCCTCGATGGCATTCGTACTGAGCCGGGCGGTGGATCGGCCCTACGCCACGATCGTCGGCGGCGCCATGACCAACGACGCCTATCACGTGGTGTCGGTCGAACCGGATCACACGCAGATCTTCGAGTGCGCGCGCCGGGCGCTGGCGCAGGCCCGGCTGGCGCCGGCGGACATCGCCTACTTCAACGCGCACGGCACCGGCACCCGGCAGTGCGGCGCCGCCGAAACCGACCTGATGGCAAGGATGTTCGACGACGGCCCGCTGTTCTACGCGCTCAAGCCGCTGGCCGGGCACAGTCAGGGCGCGGCCGCCGGGGTCGAGGTGGCCGCGGCGGCGATGGGCTACGAGCGGCGGATCGTTCCGGCCGCGCCGATCGTCGCGCAAGCGCATCCGCGGCTCATGGACGGCCCGCAACCGTTCCAGGGCGGTTACACCCTCAAGGCGGCGCTCGGTATGGGCGGTCATAACTCCATGCTCCTGCTCGGGGAGCCCGGCTAA
- a CDS encoding AraC family transcriptional regulator: MPKWTPATAPLDDVKGILHPDEQARHRTLHRLAAGPAVASFVDWYWSVRWDLRGKPPYRAEVLSFPCVNVTFERDGARVGGFVNGVCTTKYIRELSGAGDTFGIRFRAGGFGACTGLDVGTLRDRVVGLTEVLPDAAELTEQVLAASTDEQRRALVEQYLAPRAVQDDQAYRQVLQIIAAMAEDPDLTRVDQVTERFDIPVRTLQRLFRRYVGAAPKWVLRRYRLQDGADLLAKGRTADLAALAVELGYFDQAHFSREFAAEVGMPPLEYARNSLRSAEEVR; the protein is encoded by the coding sequence ATGCCGAAGTGGACGCCGGCGACGGCACCGCTCGACGACGTCAAGGGCATCCTGCACCCGGATGAGCAAGCGCGGCACCGGACCTTGCACCGGTTGGCTGCCGGACCGGCGGTCGCGTCTTTCGTCGACTGGTATTGGTCGGTGCGCTGGGATCTGCGCGGGAAACCGCCGTACCGCGCCGAGGTGCTGTCCTTCCCGTGTGTGAACGTCACCTTCGAACGGGACGGCGCGCGCGTGGGCGGTTTCGTCAACGGCGTCTGCACCACCAAGTACATTCGCGAATTGTCCGGTGCTGGAGATACTTTCGGGATCCGATTCCGCGCGGGCGGATTCGGCGCCTGCACCGGGTTGGACGTCGGCACGCTGCGCGACCGCGTGGTCGGCCTGACCGAGGTGTTGCCCGACGCCGCCGAGCTGACCGAGCAGGTGCTCGCCGCGTCGACCGACGAACAGCGCCGCGCGCTCGTCGAGCAGTACCTGGCCCCGCGCGCCGTCCAGGACGACCAGGCCTACCGGCAGGTGCTCCAGATCATCGCCGCCATGGCCGAGGATCCGGACCTCACCCGCGTCGACCAGGTCACCGAGCGCTTCGATATCCCGGTCCGCACCCTGCAGCGCCTGTTCCGCCGCTATGTGGGCGCCGCACCGAAATGGGTATTGCGCCGCTACCGGTTGCAGGACGGTGCCGACCTGCTCGCCAAAGGGCGCACCGCGGATTTGGCCGCACTCGCCGTGGAACTCGGTTATTTCGACCAAGCGCATTTCTCCCGAGAGTTCGCCGCCGAGGTCGGAATGCCTCCGCTGGAATATGCCCGCAATTCGTTACGCTCGGCCGAGGAAGTTCGGTAA
- a CDS encoding antitoxin: MSMLDKLKGLLKGHEDQGRQGVEKAGDAVDAKTQHKHRAQVDTAQQKLNDQLGTQPPTDGR; encoded by the coding sequence ATGTCCATGCTCGACAAGCTCAAGGGTTTGCTGAAGGGCCATGAGGATCAGGGGAGGCAGGGTGTCGAGAAAGCGGGCGACGCTGTCGATGCCAAGACCCAGCACAAACATCGAGCCCAGGTCGACACGGCTCAGCAGAAGCTCAATGACCAGCTCGGCACCCAGCCGCCCACCGACGGCCGGTAA
- a CDS encoding sensor histidine kinase: MPDDRGNDLYSVRDTLSQLRLRELLSEVKERVELIIDSRDRMDGLVEAMLTVTSGLDLDDTLRAIVRTATSLVDARYGALAVLGHDLQVAQFLDEGMDEQLRERIGKLPQGHGVLGAVFHRSKPLRLDDLTTHPESVGLPPGHPPMHTFLGVPVRIRDEVFGSLYLTEKAGGQPFTEDDDVLVQALAAAAGIAVDNARLYESARTRQAWIEATRDIATEFLAGAESEQVLAHVVDHARTLTGSHRAFLAGATGIQRRTGEVSELMLTQWSGPGAGHEGWLVLTEGTALGEAFHRRTPLRFDDAGGIDLGVPLADVGPVLILPLCTPDATLGVLVAVRPCGSAPYADELVELTAAFTDQAALAMHLAGTQRRMREIDILADRDRIARDLHDHVIQRLFAIGLSLQAAVPQAQVPEVRQRISTGVADLQEVVQEIRTSIFDLHGGDAQVNRLQQRLEHAVRQQTSDTPLRGSLQVTGPLSVLEAELADHAEAVVREAVSNAVRHSGGSVVTVEISVDDNLTIIVVDDGWGIPHHVIRSGLRNLEQRAEKADGEFIIGPAQRPSGNPDELPGTRLCWSVPLPTG, encoded by the coding sequence ATGCCCGACGACCGCGGCAACGACCTGTACTCAGTGCGCGACACGCTGTCCCAGCTACGTCTGCGCGAGCTGCTCAGCGAGGTCAAAGAGCGGGTAGAGCTCATCATCGACTCGCGCGACCGGATGGACGGCCTGGTCGAGGCGATGCTGACCGTGACCTCCGGGCTGGACCTGGACGATACCCTGCGCGCCATCGTCCGCACGGCGACCAGTCTGGTGGACGCCCGCTACGGCGCGCTCGCGGTGCTCGGCCACGACCTGCAGGTAGCGCAGTTCCTCGACGAGGGCATGGACGAACAGCTCCGGGAACGCATCGGCAAACTCCCGCAGGGCCACGGCGTGCTCGGCGCGGTATTCCATCGCAGCAAACCGCTGCGCCTGGACGACCTCACCACCCATCCGGAGTCCGTGGGCCTGCCGCCCGGCCATCCGCCGATGCACACCTTCCTCGGCGTCCCGGTGCGGATCCGCGACGAGGTCTTCGGCAGCCTGTATCTCACCGAGAAGGCCGGCGGCCAGCCCTTCACCGAAGACGACGACGTCCTGGTGCAGGCGCTGGCCGCCGCCGCGGGCATCGCCGTGGACAATGCCCGGCTCTACGAATCCGCGCGCACCCGGCAGGCCTGGATCGAGGCCACCCGCGATATCGCCACCGAGTTCCTCGCGGGCGCCGAATCCGAACAGGTCCTCGCGCACGTCGTCGACCACGCGCGCACGCTCACCGGTTCGCACCGCGCGTTCCTGGCCGGCGCCACCGGAATTCAGCGCCGCACCGGGGAGGTGAGCGAGCTGATGCTGACGCAGTGGTCCGGACCGGGCGCCGGGCACGAGGGCTGGCTGGTGCTCACCGAGGGCACCGCGCTGGGCGAGGCGTTCCACCGTCGCACACCACTGCGATTCGACGACGCGGGCGGCATCGACCTCGGTGTGCCGCTGGCCGACGTGGGCCCGGTGCTGATCCTGCCGCTGTGCACGCCCGACGCGACGCTGGGCGTACTGGTCGCGGTGCGCCCGTGCGGTTCCGCGCCGTACGCGGACGAACTCGTCGAACTCACAGCGGCTTTCACCGACCAGGCGGCGCTGGCCATGCACCTGGCCGGCACCCAGCGCCGGATGCGGGAGATCGACATCCTCGCCGACCGGGACCGCATCGCCCGCGACCTGCACGACCACGTCATCCAGCGGCTCTTCGCCATCGGCCTGAGCCTGCAGGCCGCGGTGCCGCAGGCGCAGGTGCCCGAAGTGCGGCAACGGATCTCGACGGGCGTCGCGGATCTACAGGAGGTGGTGCAGGAGATCCGCACCTCCATCTTCGACCTGCACGGCGGCGACGCGCAGGTCAACCGGCTACAGCAGCGACTGGAACACGCGGTGCGCCAGCAGACTTCCGACACTCCGTTGCGCGGCAGCCTGCAGGTGACCGGGCCGCTGTCGGTGCTGGAGGCCGAACTCGCCGACCACGCCGAGGCAGTGGTGCGCGAGGCGGTGAGCAACGCGGTGCGCCATTCCGGCGGCAGCGTCGTGACGGTGGAGATCAGCGTCGACGACAACCTGACCATCATCGTCGTCGACGACGGCTGGGGCATTCCCCATCACGTCATCCGCAGCGGCCTGCGCAACCTGGAACAGCGGGCCGAGAAAGCCGACGGCGAGTTCATCATCGGGCCCGCCCAACGACCGAGCGGCAATCCGGACGAGCTGCCCGGCACCCGGCTGTGCTGGTCGGTGCCGCTGCCGACGGGTTAG
- a CDS encoding VOC family protein encodes MTNTVNPIPADYHSITCFLAVADANKAIEFYRAVFGAEVISRNDLPDGQAAHAELKIGDSTLQMGMPIPDNGVQAPNGEWVHTSIVHYCPDVDATIARAREHGARTAEDPQTFVNGDRFGVVIDPFGHRWAVLTRVEDISREEAGRRVNEWMAQQN; translated from the coding sequence ATGACGAACACCGTGAATCCCATCCCCGCCGACTACCATTCGATCACCTGTTTCCTCGCGGTCGCCGATGCGAACAAGGCCATCGAGTTCTATCGCGCAGTGTTCGGCGCCGAAGTCATCAGCCGCAATGATCTGCCCGACGGGCAAGCCGCCCACGCGGAGCTGAAGATCGGCGACTCCACACTGCAGATGGGCATGCCCATCCCCGACAACGGCGTCCAGGCCCCCAACGGCGAATGGGTGCACACTTCGATCGTGCACTACTGCCCCGACGTCGACGCCACCATCGCCCGCGCCCGCGAGCACGGCGCCCGGACCGCCGAGGACCCGCAAACCTTCGTCAACGGCGACCGTTTCGGGGTGGTCATCGATCCGTTCGGCCATCGCTGGGCGGTCCTGACCCGCGTCGAGGACATCTCGCGCGAGGAAGCCGGGCGCCGGGTCAACGAGTGGATGGCCCAGCAGAACTGA